Proteins from a genomic interval of Gossypium hirsutum isolate 1008001.06 chromosome A09, Gossypium_hirsutum_v2.1, whole genome shotgun sequence:
- the LOC107935149 gene encoding translocase of chloroplast 159, chloroplastic: protein MESITMPETETPSSSTGSLLIRAPLTLDSDSEYELETASTVGGSSFNSYENNSELGGSEEGFLSGNEEFETGSEKDRPLDGDPDEGIELGGENNGGVSERYKIYVANKDDDDLDSLENSMADEEESGGVDVPVAQVSMDDEMFDEIPSDEDAGFSGVVKVPGSVESSPRVNMATGVEGEEDEDEEQPLVNSEVENGGLEDFVGEDKGLNLEESQKDDEDGEPSVDKSIPTETPGEERVELVHRNSDEIEENGSVTVSDSQPVVEASDEVVVSDMKESSDTDSVEVLAPMSIVDHDVQPGVEDIAKGVGEKGFLSDDDLVQLIFGSSEMTEQVANEVDSEARLETVSQQIVVDSDEEEEAESEYEEAKELLNSATLAALLKAAAGAESGGVGLTITSPDGSKVFPLDGSAHSSSLLQSSKVIPPSNVVDNASKGNISHEDKQRFEKLQRLRVKFLRLVQRLGHSHADPMVAQVLYRLAIAAGSLFSREFTFESAKRAATQLEAEGKDDLDFSLNIVVLGKTGVGKSASINSILCEQKLRIDAFEPATTSVKEIVGTVYGVKMRILDTPGLQSPVMDEGTNCKVLASIKRFIRKFPPDVVLYVDRLDAHDKDLTDFLLLKSLTDSLGSSIWQNAIVTLTHAASASPEGPMGEPLSFEVFVAQRSHVIHRAISQAVGDLRLMNPSMMHPVALVENHPSCPRDGNGEILLPNGQSWMSQLLLLCYSVKILSEASSLSKPREQFDHQKLFGFRLRSPPLAYLLSSLLQSRSHFKLPNNEGSEDVDLDTELGGWTYSDEEDNDEYDQLPPFKPLKRSEVDKLSKEERKAYYEEYDYRVKLLQKKQWREEVKSMREIKKKGKDGDDNNGYIGDDGNAEEGDPATIPLPLPDMVLPPSFNGDNPTYRYRFLDSASQLLSRPVLDSQPWDHDIGYDGVSLERSLAIAGYYPGAFAVQITKDKREFNIHLESSVCTKHGENVSTMAGLDVQTVGKQLAYIFRGETKFRNFEINRTTAGLLVTFLGENVATGLKIEDQIAVSKRLLLAGTAGAMRCHGDTAYGANIEFRLKDKDFPVEQNQTTFGLSLVKWRRDLGLMANLQSQFSIGHRSSMAVRVGLNNKQNGQINIKTSSSDQLHIALVSFLPIAASIFRMVYPGSDSKISAY, encoded by the coding sequence ATGGAATCAATAACAATGCCAGAAACAGAGACCCCATCATCTTCAACAGGTTCTTTACTTATTCGAGCTCCTTTAACtcttgattctgattctgaatatGAACTTGAAACTGCAAGTACTGTTGGGGGGAGTAGTTTCAATAGTTATGAGAATAACAGTGAGTTAGGGGGTTCTGAAGAGGGTTTTTTGAGTGGTAATGAGGAGTTCGAGACTGGTTCAGAGAAGGATAGGCCTTTAGATGGAGACCCAGATGAGGGAATTGAATTGGGTGGTGAAAATAATGGTGGGGTTAGTGAAAGGTACAAAATTTATGTGGCTAACAAAGATGATGATGATTTGGATAGCTTGGAGAATTCAATGGCGGATGAGGAAGAGAGTGGTGGTGTTGATGTTCCTGTTGCTCAGGTGTCAATGGATGATGAAATGTTTGATGAAATCCCTAGTGATGAAGATGCTGGGTTTTCTGGGGTGGTTAAGGTTCCTGGTAGTGTTGAAAGTTCACCTAGAGTGAACATGGCTACGGGGGTTGaaggtgaagaagatgaagatgaagaacaGCCATTGGTTAATTCAGAGGTTGAGAATGGTGGTTTGGAAGATTTTGTAGGTGAAGATAAGGGGCTTAATTTAGAAGAGAGCCAAAAAGATGATGAGGATGGTGAGCCTTCTGTTGATAAAAGCATTCCAACGGAAACTCCGGGTGAGGAGAGGGTCGAATTGGTGCACAGAAACAGTGATGAGATAGAAGAGAATGGTTCGGTTACGGTTAGTGATTCTCAACCTGTGGTGGAAGCCAGTGACGAGGTTGTTGTGTCTGATATGAAAGAATCAAGTGATACCGACTCGGTTGAAGTCTTGGCTCCTATGTCGATTGTAGACCACGATGTTCAACCAGGAGTAGAAGATATAGCTAAGGGTGTTGGTGAGAAAGGTTTCCTTTCAGATGACGATCTTGTGCAACTGATTTTCGGAAGCTCTGAAATGACCGAACAAGTAGCGAATGAGGTAGATTCAGAGGCTCGGTTAGAGACGGTGAGTCAACAGATTGTCGTGGATTCAGATGAAGAAGAGGAAGCTGAGAGTGAATATGAAGAAGCAAAAGAGCTACTCAATTCTGCTACATTGGCTGCTCTTTTGAAAGCTGCAGCAGGTGCTGAATCAGGTGGTGTTGGCCTCACAATCACTTCCCCAGATGGCTCTAAGGTATTCCCTCTCGATGGGTCTGCTCATTCGAGTTCCTTGTTGCAATCTTCGAAAGTTATTCCACCATCGAATGTGGTTGACAATGCGTCGAAGGGAAATATAAGTCATGAAGATAAGCAGAGATTTGAAAAGTTGCAACGACTAAGAGTGAAGTTCTTGAGACTTGTACAGAGACTAGGTCATTCTCATGCTGATCCAATGGTGGCGCAGGTGCTGTACCGACTGGCCATTGCCGCAGGTAGTCTTTTCAGTCGAGAATTCACCTTTGAATCAGCCAAGAGAGCTGCAACGCAGCTTGAAGCAGAAGGCAAAGATGACTTGGACTTTTCTTTGAACATTGTGGTTCTTGGCAAAACTGGAGTGGGAAAGAGTGCAAGCATTAATTCCATTTTGTGCGagcaaaaattgagaatagatgCTTTTGAACCGGCCACAACCTCTGTGAAGGAGATTGTTGGAACAGTTTATGGAGTCAAGATGAGAATCTTGGATACACCTGGTCTTCAATCTCCCGTGATGGACGAAGGTACTAATTGCAAAGTATTAGCATCGATAAAGAGGTTCATAAGGAAGTTCCCACCTGATGTTGTTCTTTATGTTGATCGTTTAGACGCGCATGACAAAGATCTTACTGATTTTCTATTATTGAAGTCCCTCACGGATTCTCTCGGTTCATCAATATGGCAAAATGCCATTGTGACTCTTACTCATGCTGCATCTGCTTCCCCAGAGGGGCCGATGGGGGAACCCCTAAGTTTTGAGGTCTTTGTTGCTCAAAGGTCTCATGTGATTCATCGAGCTATCAGCCAAGCAGTTGGCGATCTGCGTCTAATGAATCCGAGTATGATGCATCCCGTGGCTCTCGTTGAGAACCATCCATCATGTCCTAGAGACGGAAATGGAGAAATTTTGCTTCCGAATGGGCAAAGTTGGATGTCACAGTTGCTACTCTTGTGCTATTCAGTGAAGATCTTATCTGAAGCAAGTTCATTGTCGAAACCACGAGAACAATTTGATCACCAGAAGCTTTTTGGCTTCCGACTTCGTTCCCCACCTCTAGCTTACTTGCTGTCTTCTTTGTTGCAATCCCGATCTCACTTCAAACTACCTAACAATGAAGGCAGTGAGGATGTTGACTTGGATACTGAGTTGGGAGGCTGGACATATTCTGATGAAGAAGATAATGATGAATATGACCAGCTTCCACCATTCAAGCCTCTGAAGAGATCTGAGGTTGATAAACTTagcaaagaagagagaaaagctTACTATGAGGAGTATGATTATCGTGTTAAGCTACTGCAAAAGAAACAATGGAGAGAGGAGGTAAAAAGCATGAGGGAAATCAAGAAGAAAGGGAAAGATGGTGATGATAATAATGGTTATATCGGAGATGATGGAAATGCGGAAGAAGGCGATCCAGCTACTATACCACTCCCTTTGCCTGACATGGTCCTCCCTCCTTCGTTCAATGGAGACAACCCTACTTATCGGTACCGATTTCTGGATTCTGCTTCACAGCTTCTCAGTAGGCCTGTTTTGGACTCACAGCCTTGGGATCATGATATCGGATATGATGGTGTTAGCCTCGAAAGAAGTCTTGCTATAGCGGGTTATTATCCGGGGGCATTTGCTGTTCAAATCACAAAGGATAAAAGAGAATTCAACATCCATTTGGAATCTTCAGTCTGTACTAAACATGGAGAGAATGTATCTACCATGGCAGGACTCGACGTCCAAACTGTCGGAAAACAGCTTGCTTACATCTTCAGGGGCGAAACgaaatttagaaattttgaaataaacCGAACTACTGCTGGTTTATTGGTTACTTTCCTAGGAGAAAATGTGGCTACCGGACTCAAGATTGAAGATCAGATTGCAGTAAGCAAACGCTTGCTTTTGGCTGGAACTGCTGGGGCTATGAGATGCCACGGTGATACAGCATATGGAGCTAACATCGAATTCCGGCTAAAGGATAAGGACTTTCCTGTTGAGCAAAACCAGACCACATTCGGACTGTCTTTGGTGAAATGGAGGCGAGACCTGGGTCTAATGGCCAACTTGCAGTCTCAATTCTCTATCGGACATAGGTCTTCAATGGCTGTTCGTGTCGGATTGAACAACAAGCAGAACGGACAAATCAATATCAAAACAAGCAGTTCAGATCAATTACATATAGCACTAGTTTCTTTTCTTCCAATTGCAGCCTCCATTTTTAGAATGGTCTATCCCGGCTCTGATTCTAAAATTTCTGCATATTAG
- the LOC107935150 gene encoding probable histone-arginine methyltransferase 1.3 produces MEVLAGQKHKHLEFTLVAVSELSSPSVPPPSTPVIARFSADSGVAELRFRQDSGFIDGFNVNLGTAQLFKLGPLKSLCISGSSDSNKEKSFARGVTVLFRNEEESRDFHSAFEQWQNEDVTQGMHLPNGAISDVKSKFDNKIEPSSAKMYFHYYGQLLHQQNMLQDYVRTGTYYAAVIENRADFTGRVVVDVGAGSGILSLFAAQAGAKHVYAVEASEMAEYARKLIAGNPSLGQRITVIKGKVEEVKLPEKADILISEPMGTLLVNERMLESYIIARDRFLVPKGKMFPSVGRIHMAPFSDEYLFVEIANKTLFWQQQNYYGVDLTALHGSAFQGYFSQPVVDAFDPRLLVSPPMSHVIDFNEAKEEDLYEIDIPLKFVASVGTRVHGLACWFDVLFNGSTVQRWLTTAPGAPTTHWYQIRCVLSQPIYVMTGQEITGQLHMVAHNAQSYTINLTLSAKMWGPGAEQGGIIQSSSCKLHLKEPYYRMSQPQPYTTAQDQQPLQLLQPQDIPIHTDDLEEPKLLQQPLENSGALLQ; encoded by the exons atggagGTTTTAGCTGGGCAAAAACACAAACACTTGGAGTTCACTTTAGTGGCAGTTTCTGAactgtcttctccatcggttccTCCTCCGTCTACGCCAGTGATTGCTCGGTTCAGTGCTGATAGTGGAGTAGCGGAGCTTCGATTTCGCCAAGATTCAGGATTTATCGATGGCTTCAACGTCAATCTTGGAACCGCTCAG CTCTTCAAGTTGGGACCTCTTAAATCGCTTTGCATTTCAGGAAGTTCTGATAGTAACAAAGAG AAATCATTTGCACGGGGAGTAACAGTCCTGTTTAGAAATGAGGAAGAGAGCAGGGACTTCCATTCTGCATTTGAGCAATGGCAGAATGAAGATGTTACTCAAG GAATGCATTTACCAAACGGAGCCATTTCTGATGTTAAGAGCAAGTTTGATAATAAAATCGAACCATCTTCTGCTAAAATGTATTTCCATTATTACGGACAGTTGCTACATCAGCAAAATATGTTACAGGATTATGTGAGGACAG gAACCTATTATGCTGCTGTAATTGAGAACCGTGCAGATTTTACGGGTAGGGTGGTGGTTGACGTTGGTGCCGGTAGTGGTATTTTATCGTTATTTGCTGCACAG GCTGGTGCAAAGCATGTTTATGCTGTTGAAGCTTCTGAAATGGCAGAATATGCTCGCAAACTTATTGCTGGGAACCCCTCATTAGGGCAGCGGATTACT GTAATCAAAGGTAAAGTTGAGGAAGTCAAATTGCCTGAGAAAGCAGATATTCTGATCTCTGAACCAATGG GCACCTTATTAGTTAATGAGAGAATGTTGGAATCCTACATAATTGCAAGAGATCGGTTTCTTGTGCCTAAAGGGAAAATGTTTCCTTCAGTAGGAAG GATACATATGGCCCCTTTTAGTGATGAATATTTATTTGTTGAAATTGCAAATAAG ACTCTTTTTTGGCAGCAACAAAACTATTACGGTGTAGATCTCACAGCGTTACACGGGTCTGCATTCCAGGGATACTTCTCTCAG CCTGTGGTAGATGCTTTTGATCCTAGATTATTGGTGTCTCCTCCAATGTCCCATGTAATTGACTTCAATGAAGCAAAG GAAGAGGACTTGTATGAAATAGATATTCCATTGAAATTTGTAGCATCTGTTGGGACTAGAGTGCATGGATTGGCCTGTTGGTTTGATGTCCTGTTTAATGGAag CACCGTGCAAAGATGGCTTACAACCGCCCCTGGTGCTCCTACAACCCACTGGTACCAGATACGATGTGTTCTTTCTCAgccaatttatgtaatgactggGCAAGAAATTACCGGCCAACTTCACATGGTTGCCCATAACGCTCAAAGTTATACCATAAATCTAACATTGTCAG CTAAAATGTGGGGTCCCGGGGCCGAACAAGGAGGAATTATTCAGTCCTCATCATGCAAACTCCATCTCAAGGAACCTTATTACAGAATGTCACAGCCTCAACCCTACACAACGGCACAAGACCAACAACCGCTTCAGCTACTGCAGCCTCAG GACATACCAATCCACACCGATGACTTAGAGGAACCCAAGTTGCTGCAGCAGCCATTAGAAAATTCGGGAGCTCTGCTCCAGTAA